From Erigeron canadensis isolate Cc75 chromosome 5, C_canadensis_v1, whole genome shotgun sequence:
TACAATAAAAAGATTTCCTGTCAAGTTTGTAAACAACCTGCAAATGGACCGTTTGATCCGATTGGCCAAGTACCATCACATCAACGACTTCGGTGTTCCATCCCAGAATTATTCTAGTACCTTTCGCACACGACTTTCCATTTGAAGTCCAATCCCAACTACGAAAAACTTTTTTACACACATCATACAATTTTGAAATATCAACATGAGATTCCAAAACTGCACATATACTAAGACCATTTTCACTAACTACCTGTCGAACCTCCTTTTGTTTAAGGGGACGGTTCAATCCCCGTATATTCCATGCAGCAAGACTACCCATTAGCACCTTTCGAaccgggagtgcttgccccctcagaATTTGGCTTCGATTCGGTCTGAGACTTCATATACTCATCCATTTTGTTATACACCTCAATGACCTCCTCCTCATCTGATTCTTCGGTTTCATAACCTTTACTCAATGTACTTGATCTCCCTGTTTTAACATTATCATGAACCAGCTCAGTAACAGGTTCTTTTCCATGATCAGCCAAGGCTTCAAACTGGTTTTTTGTAGTAACGGGTTTAGTTGTTGTACTAGTAGAGGCAGATGGTTTGGCAATCGGTCTATATTCAAATTTGGGCTTCTGTTTATTGACATTGAATCCCGTCTTTGCCTTACCTTTACGTCGTACCTCCTCAAATCCATCTTTATCCACTCGAGTTGTTGCATTTGTACCTGCTTTAATATACTTCGGGCAAGTTAGATCATCATGTCCAAATACACTGCAATTTTTGCATCGAGGGGGTTTCCACTCATACTCTACCTTCATagtttcttttgtatatccttCACCCTCTAAAGTCGGGATAGCTATAGAGAGTTCATCTTTAAAATCTTTTTCAGCCGATATTTCCACAAAAGCTCTAGCAAAACTGCTTCTTCCCCACGAATCAAGACACATATTAGTAGTATAAGAGTCCAACATTTTAGGTGTACCAATTTTTGTAGCCAACAAACTTAATCCGTCATCCGTATATGCAGCCATAGGTACATTGTGGATTTTAACCCACACAGCAACCATTTTGACATCCTCCTTCTTCAAAATAGCCGAGGGAGTCCATACATTCAAGAAAATGGGAGCATTTCTAACCAACCACGGACCACCCTCGTGAACAGCCTTTATTCCGTcattattttcaaatttaaaaaagaaaaaaccgtTGGCATTCATCATAATCTTTTGTAACCCAAATTTTGCCCATGCGTTTTTTACATAGTTTGCAACTACAGGGAAAGCCATTCTTTTACCCAAGAAGTACCCATACACCGTGTTTAAAACCTGGATTGAACAACTCTAACCGACTCCTTAGGTAACACAATATCAACATCTTGCATGCATTCATTATTTTCAAGACTATGAAAATTAACCCTACGATTCTTTGAAGCACCAGCACCACTTGTCTTGAGTTTTTCTGCATACGAAGGAGCTGTTGGTATGTTCTTGTTTAACACACCCACATTTGAAACAACACCAGATGCCATACCAGAACCCTCTTTATTCCTACAATATTCCTCAATAAGATCAGATGTAGATTGTCTTGAATTATCGTCATccggatatacaaaagaaaccTTTGTAGAGCTTTTCTTACTACTCACTTCCTTAGCTTCCACCCCAATATCAGTTTTGGGAGTCGAGGCAATATCAACACTAACCCCAGGCATAGTATAACCATGTTTTAGATACTCTTTCTCTATCACTGGGACACCTTGTTCTTTTGATTGAGACGGTGACACACCCCTCTTCAGACTATCATTTGCATTCGATTCACAAGGAGTTTTCTCAGTGGACATATTGCCACTACCTTGCTTTTCATCAACTTTACTAGCTTTAACATCAGCATTTGCGTCCTTGACAGAAgcagaattagggtttttcagaaTTGTACGTGCCGGAACTCATTTTCCATCAATGTTTTTAATCTTCGCAGCAAGACCAGGGGGGTTACCCTTGGTATTATTCGATCTCTCCATACACCTTATATCATTAAAACGAAGCAAACACAGTAAGCCCAAAAAGCAACTACGTGAAgaacaaattaatttaaaaccctaaccctaaataaagcaaaaccctaaatgatcagttttcaaaatcaattagCGAGCCAGGTGACACTTGAAAGATTACTATGTCCCAAATAATCCCAGTAAAACCCAACACTCTAATCAATCCGAACCACCAACCACTCAACGAAATGCAGCgaccaagaaaagaaaaaccctaaaaaacatACACTCTGACACAGAAAATAACAAGATAATTATAATCAGATCACCAAAAGAGATACAATGATCATAAAAACTCATCATAATCTGCCTAGAAATGAACGAATTTAGGGTTACAGAGATGGAAAAAAATCACCATTAAGGGAGAGAGAAAAGGGTTTATTCCATCAATATTCAAAGATCAGATGACCTGTTTGTATATTCAAGAAGATAGATCATGTAATGGGTAACATTAGTTTCATTAATGAATTCCCTGCTTCATGTGCAATTTTCCATCCTTCTATAAATCTGGGTAATAAAGTGCCCCAAAACCAACTCCGAGTTGGAGTGGTTACACAACCTATCCTGAACAATCATAGGGGCCAACGCGAACTTCCTAGGCGCCCCCACAGAGAACAATTTAATCAACCACAAGTCTAATTTGTACGCCTTATCCCAGTGTGTGGACCGATGTACCAAGAATGTCACAATCATACGGTGAAGCATCCTCAACTTAACACTCCTTATTTTTGACACACTAACTGACCCCACAGTAGGCCAAGCTTCACCCCCAGAAATGCGAATCCAATACTGTGCAATGAACTCCCCGTCACCCAAATCCTGCTTCACATACAATCCCTTCCTCAACAATGCTCTAAACTCCCGGTTATTCAACTCATCCCTTGAGTACATACCCGTGTAATACCCAAATTCAGCAATGGACAACTTTCTTTGAGTTTCCCCACAGTAAAAGAATACACATTTCTCCTAAAAAATATCCCTCACTTTATGCAACTCTTTTGACAATTTCAATGTGGAGTAAAACTCTAAACACAACTCACGATAAACGAGTTCTCGATTGGTGATAATATTTTGCCAAATATCACTAGTAACCACCCTATCACCAACCTACGCCGCAACTCTAAACCACCGATTAATATCCCCCTGAATACCAAAAAATTGAGCACCTGTAGGGTGAAGATACCTCGGCGGGCAAACCACTTGTTTGTGAAGAGAGAACAACTTTTTGAGATAAGTGTTCTTGTGTGGTTGCTTGACCCCAACAAACTCGAGCCAAGTATGTTTTTCATTCATCTGCCCCAGCCAATATTTAAAAGTTGGTGGTTCCGGTTGTTGTCTAGCGGCCTTAGCGGGGACCTCAACGGTCCCGCTTGATTGATCATTCCATTAGTTCTTCACGAATTCAAACAAGCAAATCGGGGTAATTAATCATTCCATCAGCTATGACAAGCAATATGCACTACTTAATCACACATTAATcctcccccacacttgttcatcaaaaagccccaaattttcaaaaacctagttttaattttaactcAAATTCggatgaacaagtgtttgaaTTGTGAAATTAACCACCCCATGAGCATCATTAACACATAACTAACAAAACCCACTAATCAATTTGgaaattaaaccctaaaaatcgaaaaacaaaaattaaagaaaacaaaaagaaaatagtcAAGAAAACTTACTCCTGTTCCCATGATGTTGACAAATAGGTGATAGACTAAGagaaaagatgaataaagtgcAAGATTTATGTGAATTAAGAGGGTAAAAATCGGGGGTCTTGGGTGTTTTTGAAGATACCCGTTTGTTTTTGGAGATAAGAGAGAAAGAAGGCTTTTTTTATGTAGATAAGAAAAACaaactttcctttttaactTACATAGACCCCGCTACCCTGGTTGACCAGTCAATACGCCCACTGTACCCCGGTCTCACCCACTGGGGCGCAGTGGGTCAAATTGCATCAGGATGCCGTGAGTTCTTTTTGCGGCGCAGTCTCCTCTccacacccccactgcggcgcagtggggagtttGTCAATTCAAGGACGTGGAAACaggctgcggcgcagtcaaaGTCTCCAccaccactgcgccgcagtgggggaattttctaaaaaaaaaaaagaaaatgaaattcaacaaaattaaacacgggttgcctcccgagaagcgcttaatttatttacgagtcgttagctagactcaACCATCATCCACGTTTCGGGTTCAAAAATGGGGATCTCCTCAACCATCCCCTCCTCTTGATCTTCTTCCAAGTACAATTTTAATCTATGACCTTTAACAATGAATGAACCGTCTCCATTTCTCTTAAACAGTTCAACATAACCTAACGGATACACATGCTTGATTACAAAAGGTCTTATCTACCTAGAAGTTAACTTaggttgtttgattttaaactttgacaagaacaacaaaacttttgctccaacCTTAAACTCCTTTCTACGGATCCTTTTGTTACGGTAAACCTTGGTTTTCTCCTTGTAAATCCTAGAATTCTCATATGCACCCaacctaagctcatcgagctcatgaagttgcaacaTTCTAAGTTCTTTAGCTTCCATCATATCCAAGTTTAAATTTCTCAACGtccaatacgccttatgctccAATTCAACGGGTAAATGACAATTCTTACCATAGAGCAAACGGTATGGCGTAGTGCCAGTCAGCGTCTTAAAGGTcgtcctaaatgcccacaaggcgtcatctagCTTCTTagaccaaaccttggggttatccccgactgttttttccaaaaaaaattttaaagccCCGTTGGTGTtctccacttgaccactggtctgtgggtgatatGAAGTAGAAAAGTAATGACATACACCATATCTTTTTAGAACCTTAGCTAATTGATGGTTCGTAAAATGGGCACCACGGTCACTAATCAAGGCTCTTGGGCAACCAAAATGACAAAACAACTGTTTCAAAAAATCAGTGACTACTCTCGCATCATTagtaggcaaagccttggcttcagcccacttagacacgtagtcaacaacaacaagaatATACTGAAACTTATTAGACTGTGGGAATGGTCTCATGATGTTTATGCCCCAAATGTCAAACACTTCACAAACCTGAATTCCTTGTTGAGACATTTCATCCCGTCTAGTGATGCTCCCTTGTCTTTGGCAAATGTCACAAGTTTCTACCAACGTCTGACACTCCTTGAAGATtgtaggccaatagaaacctgcatcaaaaacttttttaCCTGTAACTGAAGGACCATAATGACCTCCAGTTGGCCCATAGTGACAAGCATCCAAAATTTCCCGAGTCTCAGCTCCAGCTACACATCTCCTCACCATACCATCTACACAGACACGGAATAAGTATGGACTCTCCCAAAAATAGTGCTTAACATCTGTTTTGAGCTTCTTCTTTAGTTGTTTTGTGAAATCATCCGGTATCTtacctgcaaccaaataattaacaatatctgcaaaccaaggaccttcatcaaagttagaaataaaatttaaagattCATCGGGGAAGCgatccttaatctccccatctCGAAGTTCCTCCCGATTCGAGTCTTCCAAACGGCTCAAATGGTCGGATAAGTCTTGTAACAACAAAACCAagcacctttcttatccttgattTCTATATCAAACTCTTGTAACAACAAAATCAACGGATAAGTCTAGGCTTagcatcttgcttagaaaacaaatactttaaAGCAGaatggtcagtgaaaacaacaaTCTTACTCAACACTAAATAtcacctaaacttatcaaatgcaaagactacctcaagcaactccttctctgtagtaGTGTAGTTTTGCTGAGCTGGGTTCAaagttttactagcatagtaaatgggcttgaaatgcttatcaacCCATTGCCCAAGCACGGCTCCCACGGCATAGTCGCTTGCATCGCACATCAACTCAAATGGCAAATTCCAATCCGGTCCAACCATGATAGGAGAATTCGTCAACTTCTCCATTAAAACCTGAAATGCACTCAAACAAGCATCATCAAATACAAAagggacgtccttctccaacaagtgggtcatcggacgagttatcttagaaaaatctttaataaatcGGCGGTAAAAACCGGCATGTCCAAGAAAACTTCttacccctttcacattggaaggcggggGTAGTTTGGCAATAACATCTATCTTAGCCCTATCAACCTCTATCCCGGCCTTAGACACTTTATGCCCTAACACAATACCCTTggtcaccatgaagtgacactttTACCAAATTATGCCCTAACACAACATAAGGTGGCCCTCTAACACCGTGTTAACATCTTATCCAAATTATGCAAGCAAGTACGAAATGAATCCCCaaaaaccgagaaatcatccatgaaaacctccatggAGGTTTCAAGCATGTTCTGGAAAATAGcaatcatgcacctttggaaggtgcccggggcattacacaaacCGAAAGGCATTCGCCGATAGGCAAAAGTACCAAATGGGCATGTGAAGGtagtcttttcttggtctttgggatcaatgggtatttgaaagtaccctgAGAATCCATCCAAGAAACACAAAAAAAACTCATTACCTGCAAATCTTTctaacatttgatcaataaacgGAAGGGGAAAgtgatccttacgggtggcatcatttAGCTTACGGTAATCAGtacaaacccgccaacccgttACAGTCCTAGTGGCCAAGAGTtccttattttcattttcaattactgtcatgcccccctttttgggcaCACAGTGGGCaggacttacccatgaactatccgcAATAGGGAAAATAATCCTTGCATCTAACaacttaattactttttttttcgcaacctctttcatattaggattaagcctcctttgtctctggacaacgggcttaacatcatcaacaaaatcaattttatgttggcaaaatcaggactaatacctggaataTCGGTggtcttccaagcaaaagcccgcttatggGCTTTAAGCACAGCCAAAAGTAGACTTTTATCGTCACTCAAGAGTGAGCACGAGATAACCACGGGCAAAGAtgatttacctgccaagtaagcatactccaaaTGGGTAGGCAATGGCTTAAGCTCCAGATCAGTCGGTGGTACATCAACAGAATTCGGtacccttgagcttccatcagcaacaacCTTCTCAAAACTCTCATCCTCTAGAGGTGTCTCATCCAAGCTAAGTGCCATAACCTCtgcaaacaaatcatcatcagaaATATCACCCGAACCTAAACAAGTGATCTCCTCATTCTCAATCTCTGTCTCCATGAATTCCTGAAATTCTTGgtccaaagcatcatcaataaCATCTATCCTAAAACAAGACTCATCAATAGAATATGAATGCTTAATAGACCTTTCAACATTAAAGACTATTCTATCCGTACCCACACCCAacgaaatttccttatctttcacctggatgatagcatccgcggtattaaggaatggtctacctaaaataAGGGGTACCTTCGTATCTTCCGTTATTTCGAGGATAACAAAGTCAACTAAGAACACAATGTGGCCTACCTGGACAATCATGTTTTCAGCAATCACAATGGGATACTAAAAAGAATGGTCAGCTAAACGAATACTCATGCGGGTAGGTCTCAAAACTCCCAAAGCCAACTTGCTCTAAACCaagtaaggcatcaaattaatgctaGCACCTAAATCAGCAAGTGCCTTACAAAGAGAACAAATAGAACAAGTGATAaggaaactccctggatcttcaaGCTTAGGTGGAATTTGGTTCTGCAAGATATCAGAACACTCGGCATTGAGATAAGTAGCCTTCACttcatccatctttcctttatcAGTCACGAGTTCCTTCATGAACTTGGCATAGTTGGGCATCCCCTGAATCAAATCAACTAACGGAAcattaatgtgaacatttttaatcatattaataAACTTATCATACTCTTCCTTCAACTTTGCCTTCctgaaccgctgtggaaatgAAACCTTtggcttatatggcttagctTCGGGAATCACAGCCGGTTTCGGTGGAGTAACCGGAGCTTTCACGGTTGAACTATCTTCCATCTCAATCTCCTCATCAACTTCAGTTCATCATTATTACCTAaatcctgcacatctg
This genomic window contains:
- the LOC122601316 gene encoding uncharacterized protein LOC122601316, with amino-acid sequence MAFPVVANYVKNAWAKFGLQKIMMNANGFFFFKFENNDGIKAVHEGGPWLVRNAPIFLNVWTPSAILKKEDVKMVAVWVKIHNVPMAAYTDDGLSLLATKIGTPKMLDSYTTNMCLDSWGRSSFARAFVEISAEKDFKDELSIAIPTLEGEGYTKETMKVEYEWKPPRCKNCSVFGHDDLTCPKYIKAGTNATTRVDKDGFEEVRRKGKAKTGFNVNKQKPKFEYRPIAKPSASTSTTTKPVTTKNQFEALADHGKEPVTELVHDNVKTGRSSTLSKGYETEESDEEEVIEVYNKMDEYMKSQTESKPNSEGASTPGSKGANG